One genomic window of Arachis stenosperma cultivar V10309 chromosome 10, arast.V10309.gnm1.PFL2, whole genome shotgun sequence includes the following:
- the LOC130957104 gene encoding uncharacterized protein LOC130957104 codes for MPLSLMKKLQINELTPTDVIIQLADKTQRQAIGVVENVLVKVGNYFLPTYFVVLEMEESHIHPIILGRPFRATARALVDVERGELILRIHDEQLIFNVFRPSQEAEQENHELKDDHNMTPLEETSKETQTGHLETPSVDKQDSQMLQQPRKTQG; via the coding sequence atgccaTTATCCCTCATGAAGAAGCTCCAAATCAATGAGCTGACACCCACAGATGTAATCATAcaattggctgacaaaactcaaaggCAAGCAATAGGAGTAGTTGAAAACGTGTTGGTGAAGGTTGGGAACTACTTCCTTCCCACATATTTTGTTGTCCTGGAGATGGAAGAGAGTCATATCCATCCAATCATCCTGGGGAGACCGTTCCGAGCCACGGCCAGAGCACTTGTAGATGTGGAGCGAGGAGAGCTAATATTGAGGATACATGATGAACAACTTATCTTCAATGTCTTCAGACCCTCACAAGAAGCAGAGCAAGAAAACCATGAACTAAAGGATGATCATAACATGACACCTCtggaagaaacaagcaaggaaacACAAACAGGGCATCTGGAAACCCCAAGTGTTGATAAACAAGATAGTCAGATGCTACAACAGCCAAGGAAAACCCAGGGGTGA